The Saccharothrix variisporea genome has a segment encoding these proteins:
- a CDS encoding LysR family transcriptional regulator — protein MDLRRLAHFVAVAEERNFTRAAARLHIVQSGISSSIRALERELGTALFDRTTQHVELTEAGHALLPHARRLLSGATAARQAVDQAKGGLTGRLHLGILYGYTPAAIPARLAAFRAGHPEVVVRMRGPGEHGTTDHVRALCEGTLDLAFVMVTGPVPGLDLHVLTTETVLLACHPAHRPEWGDRVDPADLVSEPLIDFPPGWGVRNAVDRTFAAAGVERRATLEINDITTILDLVRHRLGIAFVPGFLAAEAPDLRFLATTEHQPAFQVALAAPTDRPLTPVARAFLGAVAGDGPRPVRSGPP, from the coding sequence ATGGACCTGCGCAGGTTGGCGCACTTCGTCGCGGTGGCCGAGGAGCGGAACTTCACCCGGGCCGCCGCCCGGCTGCACATCGTGCAGTCGGGGATCTCGTCGTCCATCCGGGCGCTGGAACGCGAACTCGGCACGGCGCTGTTCGACCGGACCACCCAGCACGTCGAACTGACCGAGGCGGGCCACGCGCTGCTGCCGCACGCCCGGCGGCTCCTGTCCGGTGCGACGGCGGCCCGCCAGGCGGTCGACCAGGCCAAGGGTGGGCTGACCGGTCGGCTGCACCTGGGCATCCTGTACGGCTACACGCCGGCCGCGATCCCCGCGCGCCTGGCCGCGTTCCGCGCCGGGCACCCCGAGGTGGTCGTCCGGATGCGCGGCCCCGGCGAGCACGGCACCACCGACCACGTCCGCGCCCTGTGCGAGGGCACCCTGGACCTGGCGTTCGTCATGGTCACCGGCCCGGTGCCCGGCCTGGACCTGCACGTCCTGACCACCGAAACCGTGCTCCTGGCCTGCCACCCGGCCCACCGGCCCGAGTGGGGCGACCGCGTGGACCCGGCCGACCTCGTCAGCGAGCCCCTGATCGACTTCCCGCCCGGCTGGGGCGTGCGCAACGCGGTCGACCGCACCTTCGCCGCCGCCGGCGTGGAGCGCCGCGCCACCCTGGAGATCAACGACATCACCACGATCCTCGACCTGGTCCGCCACCGGCTCGGCATCGCCTTCGTCCCCGGCTTCCTGGCGGCGGAAGCCCCCGACCTGCGCTTCCTGGCGACCACCGAGCACCAGCCCGCCTTCCAGGTGGCCTTGGCCGCGCCCACCGACCGGCCGCTCACCCCGGTCGCCCGGGCGTTCCTGGGAGCGGTTGCAGGGGACGGGCCGCGCCCGGTACGTTCGGGGCCGCCGTGA
- a CDS encoding glycosyltransferase family 2 protein, translated as MTSASAGPAISVVMPTFDKAPYLELTLASYVGQSLRDYELVVVDDGSTDDTAAVVRRYAERLPITAVRQDNKGRSAARNAGIRAAAGEVVVFSDDDRIVSPDFVAEHAKAFAAGGALLVQGGQRGVLTRWHPELRADERLTALDLELPGSPGSPDLPDREVALVDAHAVETDLDQVLATYGVPEPWWEQHVQRVLEAFPDPADFALSWMIGTTGNMSALREQIVEVGLLDEGFTRWGLEDTDLCYRLVHAGARVVVAPDAVNHHQVHPSTGSKASEWLTNFRHFSRKVDTVEPALFRLLAQGLIDVRTADAVARECAELSRAGRTVLVDELRRRYDDLFRLFEQSMAG; from the coding sequence ATGACGAGCGCATCCGCGGGTCCGGCGATCAGTGTGGTCATGCCGACGTTCGACAAAGCGCCGTACCTGGAGCTGACGCTGGCGTCCTACGTCGGCCAGTCGTTGCGGGACTACGAACTCGTCGTCGTGGACGACGGCAGCACCGACGACACCGCCGCGGTGGTGCGGCGGTACGCGGAGCGGTTGCCGATCACCGCCGTGCGCCAGGACAACAAGGGCCGTTCGGCGGCCCGGAACGCCGGGATCAGGGCGGCGGCGGGCGAGGTCGTGGTGTTCTCCGACGACGACCGGATCGTCTCGCCGGACTTCGTGGCGGAGCACGCGAAGGCGTTCGCGGCCGGCGGGGCGCTGCTCGTGCAGGGCGGGCAACGCGGCGTGCTGACCCGCTGGCACCCGGAGCTGCGCGCGGACGAGCGGCTGACGGCGCTGGACTTGGAGTTGCCCGGCTCGCCCGGCTCGCCCGACCTTCCCGACCGTGAGGTCGCTCTTGTCGACGCCCACGCCGTCGAGACCGACCTGGACCAGGTGCTCGCGACCTACGGTGTGCCGGAGCCGTGGTGGGAGCAGCACGTCCAACGGGTGCTGGAGGCCTTCCCCGACCCGGCCGACTTCGCGCTGTCGTGGATGATCGGCACCACCGGCAACATGTCCGCACTGCGCGAGCAGATCGTCGAAGTCGGCCTCCTCGACGAGGGCTTCACCCGCTGGGGGTTGGAGGACACGGACCTGTGCTACCGGCTGGTGCACGCCGGCGCCCGGGTGGTCGTGGCCCCGGACGCGGTGAACCACCACCAGGTGCACCCGAGCACCGGCAGCAAGGCGAGCGAGTGGCTGACCAACTTCCGCCACTTCAGCCGGAAGGTCGACACCGTGGAACCGGCGCTGTTCCGCTTGCTGGCCCAGGGGCTGATCGACGTGCGCACGGCGGACGCGGTGGCCCGGGAGTGCGCCGAGCTGAGCCGAGCCGGCCGCACCGTCCTGGTCGACGAACTCCGCCGCCGGTACGACGACCTGTTCCGCCTGTTCGAGCAGAGCATGGCCGGTTAG
- a CDS encoding amidohydrolase family protein, whose translation MSLARTSSRTGPAARSRLIIKNGHLVTLDDTLGDLPATDLLVTDGTITAVGRGLDAEDAEVLDATGMVVLPGLVDSHRHLWQSGIGGSAAHLSLTGYVDVVLGGFLPAYQPEDVYAGVLWGALQALNAGITTVADWSHITTTPDHADENVRALRDSGVRAVFLYGPPIGQGARKWVVESSEPHPDDARRMRAEHFASATGELVTMGLALRGPEFSTPDTTAHDFALARDLDLPVSLHSGLPGYLPRYRTIDVLDERGLLGPTVHHAHGTAFTDHDLKRIAATGGSITPCPSIDMLMALGAHPVTGRALAQGLLPALGTDSVTGAGTDLFSEMRLALAAERSRANADAVARHEPPAHVELDHRDVLRLATVAGARAWHLEDRIGTLTPGKRADVVVIDTRAPHFTPLGDPVTSVVLNAGPSDVHTVLVDGRVVKRDGRLTGSVVRLGRELLTAALDRLVERFPRPRRGEG comes from the coding sequence ATGTCGCTTGCCCGGACTTCGTCGCGGACCGGTCCCGCCGCACGCTCCCGCCTGATCATCAAGAACGGCCACCTCGTCACGCTGGACGACACCCTGGGCGACCTGCCCGCGACCGACCTCCTCGTCACCGACGGCACGATCACCGCCGTGGGGCGCGGACTCGACGCCGAGGACGCGGAGGTCCTCGACGCCACCGGCATGGTCGTGCTGCCCGGCCTGGTGGACTCCCACCGCCACCTCTGGCAGAGCGGTATCGGCGGCAGCGCCGCGCACCTGTCCCTGACCGGCTACGTGGACGTGGTCCTGGGCGGTTTCCTGCCCGCGTACCAGCCCGAGGACGTCTACGCCGGCGTGCTGTGGGGCGCCCTGCAAGCGCTCAACGCGGGCATCACCACCGTGGCCGACTGGTCCCACATCACCACCACCCCCGACCACGCCGACGAGAACGTCCGCGCCCTGCGCGACTCCGGGGTTCGAGCCGTCTTCCTCTACGGCCCGCCCATCGGCCAAGGCGCGCGCAAGTGGGTCGTGGAGAGCTCCGAACCGCACCCGGACGACGCCCGCCGGATGCGCGCGGAGCACTTCGCCTCCGCCACCGGGGAACTCGTCACGATGGGCTTGGCCCTGCGCGGACCCGAGTTCTCCACACCGGACACCACCGCCCACGACTTCGCCCTCGCCCGCGACCTCGACCTGCCCGTCAGCCTGCACAGCGGTCTGCCGGGCTACCTGCCCCGCTACCGCACGATCGACGTGCTGGACGAACGCGGCCTGCTGGGGCCGACCGTCCACCACGCCCACGGCACCGCGTTCACCGACCACGACCTCAAGCGGATCGCCGCCACCGGCGGCTCGATCACCCCGTGCCCCAGCATCGACATGCTGATGGCCCTGGGCGCCCACCCCGTCACCGGCCGCGCCCTGGCCCAGGGGCTGCTCCCCGCGCTGGGCACCGACTCCGTGACGGGCGCCGGCACCGACCTGTTCAGCGAGATGCGCCTGGCCCTGGCCGCCGAACGCTCCCGCGCCAACGCCGACGCGGTGGCCCGGCACGAGCCGCCCGCGCACGTCGAGCTCGACCACCGGGACGTGCTGCGCCTGGCCACCGTCGCGGGCGCGCGGGCCTGGCACCTGGAGGACCGCATCGGCACGCTCACCCCCGGCAAGCGCGCCGACGTCGTCGTCATCGACACCCGCGCACCGCACTTCACCCCGCTCGGCGACCCGGTCACCTCCGTGGTGCTCAACGCCGGGCCTTCCGACGTGCACACCGTGCTGGTGGACGGCCGGGTGGTCAAACGCGACGGCCGCCTGACCGGTTCCGTCGTGCGGCTCGGCCGGGAGCTGCTGACCGCGGCCCTGGACCGCCTGGTCGAGCGCTTCCCGCGACCGCGCCGGGGTGAGGGCTAG